A genomic window from Denticeps clupeoides chromosome 11, fDenClu1.1, whole genome shotgun sequence includes:
- the mlxip gene encoding MLX-interacting protein isoform X3: MPRGKLVSPKWKNFKGLKLLWRDKIRLNNAIWRAWYMQYVERRDNPVCHFVTPLEGSVDAEDHRPAEAIATEGKYWRRRIEIVIREYHKWRTYFKKRLQKHKDEDLSSLLRGPEDQFALFGDVFPDAFRVSFYQDEDLATGGRSSRKSRDSPVPMEMELNLDMLMSVSDTLFSTLASHQPVAWPNPREIAHAGNADMIQPGLIPLQPNLDFMDFEPLQDFLQNFRQPVFPSTSPPGNVSQTQAPILSSIPELPTISLDSCLISPPGQIPGTSCLSDQSAPRDPDPSYSPNYMSIFPVEVSPPPPPTPPLPAIGVSKESASSLQDGNVSPPPSVITHTASSVVVPSAAATIFSIGAELPQTRAAPQALNQGQGLPPAVRQATPVTPSLHPAPAFALPRPIAPAVVKKSRHVQRIVPATPLPSPHLIFAPFPGHPSAVIVTPSTIKGDTVPTTGVVISSPNIAQGSGFHILSQTQKSPQLMVPKEETSSNCKTPASCPNTGRDGRSSGQGSPCGSDQASSPQSPLSSTTLPKNNDNQSWRVNHISAEQKRRFNINIGFKTLGSLVPTLKSQSNTSNAATLQRTVEYIGKLQQERQQMLEESRRLKEEIEELNASINLCQEQLPATGVPVTQHRFNHMREKFDDYVRSRTLQNWKFWIFSVIVKPLFESFNGSVSTSSKKELCDTTLQWLERHCALPVLRPMVLGTLRQLCTTTSIMSDPSLLPEEARQAVMKQCASDPASSTHCRGGPL, from the exons CTGAACAACGCCATCTGGAGGGCCTGGTACATGCAAT ACGTGGAGAGGAGGGACAATCCAGTCTGCCATTTTGTCACCCCGCTGGAGGGCAGCGTGGATGCAGAGGACCACCGTCCTGCAGAG GCAATCGCTACAGAGGGAAAGTACTGGAGAAGGAGGATAGAAATCGTCATCCGCGAGTATCACAAGTGGAGGACGTATTTCAAAAAGAGG TTACAGAAGCACAAGGACGAGGACCTGTCCAGCCTGCTCAGG GGCCCGGAAGATCAGTTTGCGCTGTTTGGCGATGTTTTCCCCGACGCGTTCCGTGTCTCCTTCTACCAGGATGAGGACTTGGCCACGGGTGGCCGAAGCAGCCGCAAAAGCCGAGACTCCCCCGTCCCCATGGAGATGGAGCTCAACCTGGACATGCTGATGTCCGTCTCAGACACGCTCTTCTCCACGCTGGCCTCGCACCAGCCGGTCGCCtggccgaaccccagggagatTG CTCACGCTGGGAATGCTGATATGATCCAGCCAGGTCTCATCCCTCTCCAGCCCAACCTGGACTTCATGGACTTCGAGCCCCTGCAAG ATTTTTTACAAAACTTCCGTCAGCCAGTCTTTCCCTCCACTTCTCCTCCTGGGAACGTCTCCCAAACACag gcACCCATACTTTCCTCCATCCCAGAACTTCCTACAATCAGCTTAGACTCCTGCCTCATCTCCCCTCCGGGTCAAATCCCAGGAACGTCTTGTCTGTCTGATCAGAGCGCCCCCAGGGACCCTGATCCGTCCTACTCCCCGAACTACATGTCCATCTTCCCTGTCGAGGTGTCTCCACCGCCTCCTCCGACCCCACCTCTCCCCGCCATTGGCGTGTCTAAGGAGTCCGCAAGTTCACTGCAGGACGGCAACGTCTCTCCTCCCCCGTCAGTCATCACACACACGGCGTCGTCCGTGGTCGTGCCCAGCGCCGCCGCCACGATCTTCAGCATTGGGGCGGAGTTACCACAGACAAGAGCCGCGCCCCAAGCACTGAACCAGGGCCAGGGTTTACCCCCTGCTGTGCGCCAGGCCACGCCCGTGACCCCGTCTCTGCACCCGGCCCCAGCGTTTGCCCTACCGAGGCCCATTGCTCCAGCAGTTGTGAAGAAGAGCCGCCACGTGCAGAGGATCGTCCCAGCCACCCCCTTACCCTCCCCGCATCTTATCTTCG CACCTTTCCCCGGACACCCTAGTGCAGTGATCGTCACTCCATCCACCATTAAAGGTGACACTGTCCCCACTACAGGAGTGGTCATCTCTTCCCCAAACATTGCACAG GGCTCTGGCTTCCATATCCTTTCTCAGACTCAGAAATCCCCTCAGCTGATGGTACCAAAAGAGGAGACCTCTTCCAATTGCAAAACCCCAGCATCCTGCCCAAACACTG gccGTGATGGACGCTCATCTGGTCAGGGCTCTCCTTGTGGTTCAGACCAGGCTTCCAGTCCCCAGTCTCCCCTCAGCAGCACAACTTTGCCCAAAAATAATGACAACCAG AGTTGGCGTGTAAATCACATCTCCGCGGAGCAGAAGCGGCGCTTCAACATCAACATTGGCTTCAAGACGCTCGGCAGCCTGGTGCCGACTCTCAAGTCGCAGTCCAAC ACTAGCAATGCTGCTACGCTCCAGAGGACGGTGGAGTACATCGGGAAACTCCAGCAGGAGCGGCAGCAGATGTTGGAGGAGAGTCGCAGACTCAAGGAGGAGATTGAGGAGCTGAATGCATCAATCAA TTTGTGCCAGGAGCAGCTGCCAGCGACCGGCGTGCCCGTCACCCAACATCGCTTCAATCACATGAGGGAGAAGTTTGACGACTACGTCAGGAGCCGGACCCTACAGAACTGGAAGTTCTGGATC TTCAGTGTGATCGTGAAGCCACTGTTCGAATCGTTCAATGGCAGCGTCTCAACGTCCAGTAAGAAGGAGCTGTGTGACACCACCCTGCAGTGGCTGGAGAGACACTGTGCTCTTCCTGTGCTGCGACCAA tGGTTCTGGGCACTCTCCGCCAGCTGTGCACCACCACGTCCATCATGAGCGACCCGTCTCTTTTACCAGAAGAAGCCAGGCAGGCGGTCATGAAACAGTGCGCCAGTGATCCAGCGTCCTCCACCCACTGCCGCGGAGGACCCCTCTGA
- the LOC114799786 gene encoding N-acetyllactosaminide beta-1,3-N-acetylglucosaminyltransferase 4-like encodes MRRSCGLHYFCWPCACVAAWFLCCVMIKLDQSPIDGQGAKGVQILSTLWNRKENASLPNTSTPPGPLENFECPENDTLMGVPTNIPLLHQEFLRYKHCRRFRTLLTPTSCEDDLYLLLAIKSTALHIDRRAALRDTWGRAGLVNGRSVKLIFLMGHSDENMDRYALQPLLEWENRQFGDILQWDFKDSFFNLTLKEVSFLSWFGRSCHWAQFVLKGDDDVFVHTENVIEYLNEHSPNEHLFVGDILPRSYPIRDSDVKYFIPAEMYPNGKPYPPYAGGGGYLMSRKTVVGLDAAAAGVDLFPIDDVYVGMCLQRMGVQPHAHTGFRTFGFHNIMAHFNPCAYRNLMLVHKLRPVEMWVMWALVQDSGLACSQGAH; translated from the coding sequence ATGAGGAGATCTTGTGGACTGCACTATTTCTGCTGGCCCTGCGCTTGTGTGGCGGCCTGGTTCCTCTGTTGTGTGATGATTAAGCTGGACCAAAGCCCCATAGATGGTCAAGGTGCCAAAGGTGTTCAGATACTATCTACATTGTggaatagaaaagaaaatgccTCACTTCCAAACACAAGCACGCCCCCAGGACCTCTGGAGAACTTTGAGTGTCCTGAAAATGACACCCTCATGGGGGTCCCGACCAACATCCCTTTACTCCACCAGGAATTCCTGAGGTACAAACACTGCCGGAGATTCCGTACCCTGCTGACTCCCACGTCATGTGAGGACGACCTGTATCTTCTCCTGGCCATTAAGTCCACAGCATTACATATTGACAGGCGTGCAGCACTTAGGGACACCTGGGGCCGGGCGGGGCTGGTAAATGGGCGGTCGGTGAAACTCATCTTCCTCATGGGCCACTCCGATGAGAACATGGACCGCTACGCCCTGCAGCCCCTCCTGGAGTGGGAGAACCGCCAATTCGGTGATATCCTGCAGTGGGACTTCAAGGACAGCTTTTTCAACCTCACCCTGAAGGAGGTCAGTTTCCTCAGCTGGTTTGGCCGCAGTTGCCACTGGGCTCAGTTTGTGCTCAAGGGTGACGATGACGTCTTCGTGCACACAGAAAACGTCATTGAGTACCTAAACGAGCACAGTCCCAACGAACACCTGTTTGTTGGAGACATCCTCCCCAGGTCCTACCCCATACGAGACAGCGATGTTAAGTACTTCATCCCAGCGGAGATGTACCCCAACGGGAAGCCATACCCGCCCTACGCTGGAGGCGGGGGCTATCTCATGTCGCGGAAGACCGTGGTGGGGCTGGACGCAGCAGCCGCAGGGGTGGACTTGTTCCCCATCGACGACGTCTACGTGGGCATGTGCCTTCAGCGAATGGGCGTGCAGCCGCACGCTCACACGGGTTTCCGCACCTTCGGATTCCACAACATCATGGCTCACTTCAACCCCTGCGCCTACAGGAACCTCATGCTGGTGCACAAGCTGAGGCCTGTGGAGATGTGGGTCATGTGGGCCCTGGTGCAAGACTCGGGGCTGGCCTGCAGCCAGGGCGCCCACTAA